Proteins from a single region of Sediminitomix flava:
- the nusG gene encoding transcription termination/antitermination protein NusG, which translates to MSELQWYVVRAVSGQEKKVKQYLEKEVENQGLTDFVTEVMVPTEKVFQIRKSRDGKTKKVAVERNFFPGYVIVQANLTHGEVLHMINSVPGVIGFLNADTKDPSVLPKPMRESEINRILGKVDEAETEEIQMDVTYSVGEEVKVMDGPFNGFTGTVEEVFEEKKKLNVMVKIFGRNAPVELDYKQVEKVD; encoded by the coding sequence ATGAGTGAACTACAATGGTATGTAGTCCGTGCCGTAAGTGGGCAGGAGAAGAAAGTGAAGCAATACTTAGAGAAAGAAGTCGAAAACCAAGGTTTGACTGACTTTGTTACCGAAGTAATGGTTCCTACCGAGAAAGTATTCCAGATTCGTAAATCCAGAGATGGAAAAACGAAGAAAGTTGCGGTAGAACGAAACTTCTTCCCAGGGTATGTGATTGTGCAAGCCAACTTAACACATGGTGAGGTTCTTCACATGATAAACAGTGTTCCAGGTGTCATAGGTTTTCTGAATGCGGATACAAAAGACCCTTCAGTGCTTCCAAAGCCTATGCGAGAGTCTGAAATTAACCGAATTCTTGGTAAAGTGGATGAGGCCGAGACGGAAGAGATCCAAATGGATGTCACATATTCCGTAGGAGAAGAAGTGAAGGTGATGGATGGTCCTTTCAATGGCTTTACTGGTACGGTTGAGGAAGTCTTCGAAGAGAAGAAAAAACTCAACGTTATGGTTAAAATTTTCGGGCGTAATGCGCCAGTGGAACTTGATTATAAACAAGTAGAAAAAGTAGATTAA
- a CDS encoding bifunctional alpha/beta hydrolase/OsmC family protein: MNAKKIHFTGKSGQKIAARLELPPNQDAQEFVLFAHCFTCNKDLSAVRNISRQLASSGFGVLRFDFTGLGESEGEFADTNFSNNLDDLISAADFLKQNFKAPSLLVGHSLGGAAVLYIADKIPSVSAVATIGAPSQPVHVKHLFANEEENIILKGSAEVNIGGRPFTIQKQFIEDLENRDLETVLKSLRKAILILHSPQDQTVSINNAAEIYNIAFHPKSFISLDGADHLLSKVADSLYVGEVISSWAKRYIPFPEDKKLDNPLHGVAHIGTEKYATQIKVGKHYILADEPESVGGKDYGPTPYDFVMAGLGSCTAITLKMYADHKKLDVEDIYVHLEHDKIHADDSSNTENSSNGKIDQFRRVIEVKGNLTDEQKERLLQIANKCPVHKTLEQPVKVITELKS; the protein is encoded by the coding sequence ATGAATGCTAAAAAGATTCATTTCACAGGGAAAAGCGGGCAAAAGATTGCTGCTCGTTTAGAACTCCCTCCTAATCAAGATGCCCAAGAATTTGTATTATTTGCCCATTGCTTCACTTGTAACAAAGACTTATCTGCTGTACGAAATATCAGTAGACAATTAGCTTCAAGTGGATTTGGGGTTTTAAGATTTGATTTCACTGGTCTTGGCGAAAGTGAAGGAGAGTTTGCAGACACGAATTTCTCCAATAATCTAGATGACTTGATCAGTGCGGCTGATTTTCTAAAGCAAAATTTCAAAGCTCCTAGTCTTTTGGTCGGTCATTCTTTGGGTGGCGCAGCAGTTTTATACATCGCAGACAAAATTCCGTCTGTATCTGCTGTGGCTACTATTGGCGCACCTTCTCAACCTGTTCATGTAAAGCATCTTTTTGCAAATGAAGAAGAAAATATCATTTTGAAAGGATCTGCAGAAGTTAATATCGGAGGACGTCCCTTCACGATTCAAAAACAGTTTATTGAAGACCTCGAAAATCGAGACTTAGAAACAGTCTTGAAATCTTTGCGAAAAGCAATTCTGATTTTGCATTCACCGCAAGATCAGACTGTATCTATAAATAATGCGGCAGAGATTTATAATATAGCATTCCATCCCAAAAGTTTTATTTCATTAGATGGTGCAGACCACCTTCTGAGTAAAGTTGCGGATTCGCTTTATGTTGGTGAGGTGATTAGTTCTTGGGCGAAAAGGTATATCCCTTTTCCAGAAGATAAGAAATTAGATAATCCACTTCACGGAGTAGCACACATAGGAACTGAAAAATATGCGACGCAGATCAAAGTAGGAAAACATTATATTTTGGCTGATGAGCCAGAAAGTGTGGGAGGTAAAGATTATGGCCCGACTCCTTACGACTTTGTGATGGCAGGTTTAGGCTCTTGTACGGCAATCACATTAAAAATGTATGCCGATCATAAAAAATTAGATGTGGAGGATATCTATGTTCATTTAGAACATGACAAAATACATGCAGATGACTCTTCTAATACTGAAAATAGTTCCAATGGAAAAATTGATCAGTTTAGAAGAGTCATTGAGGTAAAAGGTAATCTAACAGATGAGCAAAAAGAACGCTTACTTCAAATTGCGAACAAATGTCCTGTTCATAAAACCTTAGAACAGCCTGTAAAAGTGATTACCGAGTTAAAATCTTAA
- a CDS encoding homoserine kinase: MSIRVFAPATVANVACGYDVLGLALGQPGDEVIIKKSDKAGVRITEITGDDGRLPTDPLKNTVGISVIKYLEAIGAKEQGLEITLHKKMPFGSGLGSSAASTVAGVFAANELLGKPLTQENLLPFAMEGERVACGSAHADNVAPALYGGIVLIRSYKPLDVIKLPVPSELYVTVVHPHIEVATKDARQILKSNISFQRAIEQWGNVGGLVAGLYQEDYDLISRSLKDVVVEPVRSILIPGFESVKQAALDNGALGGSISGSGPSIFSLCKGEEIAGQVAEAKRKAFSEIGIHCDVYVSPVNQAGPIVLD, encoded by the coding sequence ATGAGTATACGTGTTTTCGCCCCTGCTACTGTTGCTAATGTGGCTTGTGGATACGATGTTTTAGGATTAGCGCTCGGTCAGCCCGGAGATGAGGTAATTATCAAAAAATCTGACAAAGCAGGTGTGCGTATTACTGAAATTACGGGAGACGATGGAAGATTGCCAACTGACCCGCTAAAAAACACAGTAGGAATATCTGTAATCAAATACCTTGAAGCTATCGGTGCGAAAGAACAAGGTTTGGAGATTACTTTACATAAAAAAATGCCTTTCGGAAGTGGTTTAGGCTCTAGTGCTGCAAGTACAGTAGCTGGGGTTTTTGCTGCCAACGAACTTTTGGGTAAACCACTTACACAAGAAAATCTTCTACCATTTGCTATGGAAGGCGAAAGAGTTGCTTGTGGTAGTGCCCATGCAGATAATGTTGCTCCAGCACTTTATGGAGGAATTGTGTTGATCAGAAGCTATAAGCCTCTTGATGTGATCAAACTTCCTGTTCCTTCAGAGTTGTATGTTACTGTTGTGCATCCGCATATTGAAGTTGCGACAAAAGATGCTCGTCAAATCTTGAAGAGTAATATTTCTTTCCAACGTGCCATTGAGCAATGGGGAAATGTTGGGGGACTTGTAGCAGGTCTTTATCAAGAAGATTATGATCTTATCAGCAGATCATTGAAGGATGTGGTAGTAGAGCCTGTTCGTTCAATTCTAATTCCAGGATTTGAATCGGTGAAGCAAGCTGCACTTGACAATGGTGCTTTAGGTGGTAGTATTTCGGGTTCTGGCCCATCTATTTTCTCACTTTGTAAAGGAGAAGAAATAGCTGGTCAGGTCGCAGAAGCAAAAAGAAAAGCATTTAGCGAGATCGGAATTCACTGCGATGTTTATGTTTCTCCTGTCAATCAAGCAGGACCAATTGTTTTGGATTAA
- the thrA gene encoding bifunctional aspartate kinase/homoserine dehydrogenase I codes for MRVLKFGGTSVGSADNIRQTASIIKSYQEKYDTTIVVVSAMSGITNALIEAGKKAAQQDETYKEIHTTIETKHLDTIRSLMEVSEQSSLIAQLKVQLNEIDELLHGIFLIKELSKRVLDMLQSYGERMSSLIIATYLTQEGCPAKAEDARKFIRTDQTFGAAKVNQSYTEDAIQTYFAGVDYTPIVTGFCASDHTGETTTLGRGGSDYTAAIIGGALEAEEIEIWTDVDGIMTTDPRIVKDAFSLDQISYEEAMELSHFGAKVIYPPTILPALEKKIPISIRNTFNPAYPGTMICEESGNEELPIKGISSIKEVHLLTLSGSGLIGIPGVSSRLFSALGNANINVILITQASSEHSITLAVLPEFAEDAEEAITNEFSAEIERGKVDIVHVEESLSVIAVVGENMKHTPGISGKFFSALGKNGINVAAIAQGSSELNISVVIKNSDLKKALNALHEKFFEQDLNTIHLYMIGAGLIGSTLLNQIRQQTEFLQNDQKLKIRLAGLANSKLMKLDEKGLDISLSKEELLKDAEPVDVAQFVDRVKAMNMRNSIIVDCTPTMAVVDHYEDILSNSISITTPNKLANSGSLADYKRYQKAANRRGVKFCYETNVGAGLPVISPLNDLKYSGDQILKIEGILSGTLSYIFNSFDGSVPFAEVVRTAQEKGFTEPDPRDDLNGMDVARKILILAREAGYALEPSDVDVENILPQSCLDAQTVDDFYAELESNADFFENRREQAANEGKVLRFIATLENGQASVNLEAVDQSHPFYHLSGSDNMIAFTTKRYLNEPLIIKGPGAGAEVTAAGVFAEVISIGNYLVNG; via the coding sequence ATGAGAGTACTAAAGTTTGGAGGAACTTCCGTGGGCTCTGCCGATAATATCAGACAAACGGCATCCATTATAAAGTCTTATCAGGAAAAATATGACACAACGATTGTGGTGGTTTCTGCAATGAGTGGTATTACCAATGCCCTTATTGAAGCAGGGAAAAAAGCAGCACAACAAGATGAGACCTATAAAGAGATTCATACGACCATCGAGACCAAGCATTTGGACACGATTCGTAGTCTTATGGAAGTGAGTGAGCAAAGTTCACTTATTGCCCAACTTAAAGTACAACTCAATGAAATAGATGAGCTTCTTCATGGTATTTTCCTTATTAAGGAATTATCGAAGAGAGTTCTAGATATGCTTCAGAGTTATGGTGAGCGCATGTCATCTTTGATCATTGCAACTTATCTCACTCAAGAAGGTTGTCCTGCAAAAGCGGAAGATGCACGTAAGTTTATCCGTACAGATCAAACTTTTGGAGCAGCCAAAGTAAATCAGTCTTATACTGAAGATGCGATCCAGACTTACTTTGCAGGAGTTGATTATACTCCGATTGTAACAGGCTTCTGTGCGTCTGACCATACAGGTGAGACTACAACACTTGGTAGAGGTGGTTCAGATTACACTGCGGCTATCATAGGTGGAGCATTAGAGGCTGAAGAGATCGAGATTTGGACAGATGTGGATGGTATTATGACTACGGATCCACGTATTGTAAAAGATGCGTTCTCATTAGACCAAATTTCATATGAAGAGGCAATGGAGCTTTCTCACTTTGGGGCGAAAGTGATCTATCCGCCAACTATTCTTCCTGCATTAGAAAAGAAAATTCCGATCAGTATTCGTAACACATTCAATCCTGCTTACCCAGGTACCATGATCTGTGAAGAATCTGGAAACGAAGAATTACCGATCAAAGGAATTTCAAGTATAAAAGAAGTACATCTGCTCACCCTTTCGGGTAGTGGACTTATTGGTATCCCAGGTGTTTCTTCTCGTTTGTTTAGTGCTTTGGGTAATGCCAATATCAATGTAATATTGATTACGCAAGCCTCTTCAGAGCATTCAATTACACTTGCAGTTCTTCCAGAATTTGCAGAAGATGCTGAGGAAGCAATCACAAATGAATTTTCAGCTGAAATTGAGAGAGGTAAAGTAGATATTGTTCATGTAGAAGAATCACTTTCTGTTATAGCGGTAGTTGGTGAAAACATGAAACATACGCCAGGTATTTCTGGGAAGTTCTTCTCTGCACTTGGTAAAAACGGTATCAATGTAGCGGCAATTGCTCAAGGTTCTTCAGAGTTGAATATCTCTGTTGTAATCAAGAATTCGGACTTGAAGAAAGCCTTAAATGCACTTCATGAAAAATTCTTTGAGCAAGACCTTAATACCATTCACTTATATATGATTGGTGCAGGTTTGATTGGTAGTACCCTTCTTAACCAAATTCGTCAGCAAACGGAGTTCTTGCAAAATGATCAAAAACTCAAAATCCGTTTGGCAGGACTTGCGAACAGTAAGTTGATGAAATTGGATGAAAAAGGTTTAGATATTTCTCTTTCGAAAGAAGAATTACTAAAAGATGCTGAACCTGTAGATGTAGCTCAGTTTGTGGATAGAGTAAAAGCCATGAACATGCGTAACTCTATCATTGTAGACTGTACTCCAACGATGGCGGTAGTAGATCATTACGAAGATATTCTTTCGAATAGTATCTCTATTACTACGCCAAATAAGTTGGCTAACTCTGGTTCTTTAGCAGATTATAAGCGTTACCAAAAGGCAGCCAACAGAAGAGGAGTGAAGTTTTGTTACGAAACAAACGTAGGCGCAGGGCTTCCAGTGATTTCACCATTGAATGATTTGAAATACAGTGGTGATCAAATTTTGAAAATTGAAGGTATCCTTTCGGGTACACTATCTTATATATTCAACAGTTTTGACGGAAGCGTTCCATTTGCAGAAGTGGTTCGTACAGCTCAAGAAAAAGGATTTACAGAACCAGACCCTCGTGATGATTTGAACGGGATGGATGTTGCTCGTAAAATCTTGATTTTGGCAAGAGAGGCAGGTTATGCTTTAGAACCGTCAGATGTAGATGTAGAAAATATCCTTCCTCAATCATGTTTGGATGCTCAGACCGTAGATGATTTCTACGCAGAACTTGAAAGCAATGCAGACTTCTTTGAAAATAGGAGAGAGCAAGCCGCAAATGAAGGAAAGGTGCTTCGTTTTATTGCTACGCTAGAAAATGGTCAAGCAAGCGTAAATCTTGAAGCTGTAGATCAATCGCATCCTTTCTACCATTTGTCTGGTAGTGACAATATGATTGCTTTTACTACAAAGCGTTACTTGAATGAGCCGTTGATCATCAAAGGCCCTGGTGCAGGAGCAGAAGTGACAGCAGCTGGAGTATTCGCAGAAGTAATCTCTATCGGGAATTACCTAGTGAATGGATAA
- a CDS encoding preprotein translocase subunit SecE, with protein MAVMKFIRESVKEMKENVTWLPFSSVQEQSLLVLVASTVFALVVYGVDIVTRATLENIYALF; from the coding sequence ATGGCGGTAATGAAATTTATCAGAGAGTCAGTTAAAGAAATGAAAGAGAACGTAACTTGGTTACCATTCTCATCTGTTCAAGAACAGTCTCTTTTGGTGTTAGTAGCATCAACAGTATTTGCGTTAGTTGTTTATGGTGTGGACATCGTTACAAGAGCTACACTAGAAAACATTTACGCATTGTTTTAA
- the rplK gene encoding 50S ribosomal protein L11 produces MAKEITGYLKLQIKGGAANPSPPVGPALGSKGLNIMDFCKQFNARTQDKAGQLLPVLVTIYADKSFDFVIKTPPAANLLLEAAKIKKGSSEPNRNKVASVSWDQVRTIAETKMPDLNAFTIESAMKMIAGTARSMGLTVEGTAPWDN; encoded by the coding sequence ATGGCTAAGGAAATCACGGGTTACCTGAAATTGCAGATCAAAGGTGGTGCGGCAAACCCTTCACCTCCAGTAGGTCCAGCGCTAGGTTCGAAAGGACTTAACATCATGGACTTCTGTAAGCAATTCAACGCTAGAACCCAAGACAAAGCTGGTCAGCTCCTTCCAGTTCTAGTAACAATTTATGCAGATAAGTCTTTTGATTTTGTTATCAAGACTCCTCCTGCAGCGAATTTGCTTTTGGAAGCAGCAAAGATCAAGAAAGGTTCTTCAGAGCCTAACCGTAATAAGGTTGCCTCAGTTTCTTGGGACCAAGTGCGTACTATCGCTGAAACAAAAATGCCTGACTTGAATGCATTTACTATTGAGTCAGCAATGAAAATGATCGCTGGTACAGCTCGTTCAATGGGTCTTACTGTTGAAGGAACAGCTCCTTGGGATAACTAA
- a CDS encoding MFS transporter → MNKQLLRELKAKPMYSFLVLLCVASALGFQGWRTLFNNFAVNEVGLDGLQIGSIQSFREVPGFLALTAIFVLLFIREDRFASISTFVMGVGVMLTGLFPSFEGMMATTFIMSVGFHYFETANQSLSLQYFDKQQSPFVLANLKSVMAITNISVGAVIYFLSKYTNFESLYLLIGGAVLILVTWAFFKDPVDKTMIPQHKKMILKKRYWLFYVLNLLSGARRQVFVVFAVLLLVEKYEYSLQEISILFVVNNIISIFFNPVIAKMINRFGERKTLSFEYISLSIIFLAYAFIENRWVAGGLYILDHVFFNFSIAIKTYFQKNADPKDIAPSMAVGFTINHIAAVFLPVLGGYMWLQDWRIPFLGAFGLCLISLFFSQFVKEKTPSPTQKLEKA, encoded by the coding sequence ATGAACAAACAACTATTGCGCGAATTGAAAGCAAAACCAATGTACTCATTTTTGGTATTGCTTTGCGTAGCATCTGCACTAGGATTTCAAGGGTGGAGAACCCTTTTTAATAACTTTGCGGTAAACGAAGTAGGTTTAGATGGACTGCAGATTGGTTCCATTCAGTCCTTTAGAGAAGTTCCTGGATTTCTAGCTCTCACTGCTATTTTTGTCTTACTTTTTATTCGGGAAGACCGTTTTGCATCAATTTCTACTTTCGTGATGGGTGTTGGTGTGATGCTAACAGGACTATTTCCATCTTTTGAAGGAATGATGGCTACTACATTTATAATGTCTGTTGGATTCCATTACTTTGAGACAGCCAATCAATCTTTAAGTCTTCAGTATTTTGACAAGCAGCAAAGTCCATTTGTACTTGCCAATCTGAAAAGTGTCATGGCGATTACAAATATCTCGGTCGGAGCCGTAATCTACTTTTTATCTAAATACACCAACTTCGAAAGCCTTTATCTTCTGATAGGTGGAGCGGTTCTTATTTTAGTGACTTGGGCATTTTTCAAAGACCCTGTAGATAAAACGATGATTCCGCAGCACAAGAAGATGATTCTGAAAAAGCGTTATTGGCTTTTTTATGTACTAAACCTTCTGAGTGGTGCTCGTAGACAAGTATTTGTTGTTTTTGCGGTTTTACTTCTAGTTGAAAAATATGAGTACAGCCTTCAAGAGATAAGTATTTTGTTTGTTGTAAATAACATCATATCTATTTTCTTCAATCCTGTAATTGCTAAAATGATTAATCGATTTGGGGAGCGAAAAACGCTTTCATTCGAATATATTTCATTATCAATTATATTCTTAGCTTATGCTTTTATTGAAAATAGATGGGTTGCTGGCGGATTGTATATTTTAGATCATGTCTTTTTCAATTTCTCAATAGCGATAAAAACCTATTTCCAAAAGAATGCAGATCCAAAAGATATTGCTCCATCAATGGCTGTTGGTTTTACAATCAATCATATTGCTGCAGTATTTTTACCTGTACTTGGAGGCTATATGTGGTTACAAGATTGGAGAATACCATTCTTAGGTGCTTTCGGTCTGTGCCTGATTTCTCTTTTCTTTAGCCAGTTTGTAAAAGAAAAAACGCCTTCTCCAACACAAAAATTAGAGAAAGCGTAA
- the rplA gene encoding 50S ribosomal protein L1, translating to MAKLSKNYKEAISKVDAEKAYTLPEACALLKEISFEKFDASVDVDVRLGVDPRKADQMVRGVVTLPHGVGKEVKVLALVTPDKEEEAKAAGADYVGLDDYIKKIEGGWTDIDVIITMPTVMAKIGRLGRVLGPRGLMPNPKAGTVTMDVANAVKEVKAGKIDFKVDKTGIIHTSIGKVSFSADQLADNAAELINTLNRLKPSAAKGTYFKSITISSTMGPGIKVEKASV from the coding sequence ATGGCAAAATTATCTAAGAACTATAAAGAAGCAATTTCAAAAGTAGATGCTGAAAAAGCATACACTCTTCCTGAAGCTTGTGCTTTGTTGAAAGAGATCTCTTTTGAAAAATTCGATGCTTCAGTTGACGTTGACGTGAGACTTGGCGTTGATCCTCGTAAAGCGGATCAAATGGTAAGAGGTGTTGTTACACTTCCTCACGGCGTAGGTAAAGAAGTTAAGGTACTTGCACTGGTAACACCAGACAAGGAAGAAGAAGCAAAAGCTGCTGGGGCTGATTACGTAGGTTTGGACGACTACATCAAGAAAATTGAAGGTGGTTGGACTGACATCGACGTGATCATCACTATGCCAACTGTAATGGCAAAAATCGGTCGTTTAGGTCGTGTTTTAGGTCCTAGAGGATTGATGCCTAACCCTAAAGCGGGTACAGTGACAATGGATGTTGCTAATGCTGTTAAAGAAGTGAAGGCTGGTAAAATTGACTTTAAAGTTGACAAAACTGGTATCATTCACACAAGCATCGGTAAAGTATCGTTCAGCGCAGACCAATTGGCAGACAATGCTGCTGAGTTGATCAATACTCTTAACCGTTTGAAACCATCTGCTGCTAAAGGTACTTACTTCAAAAGTATCACTATCTCTAGCACAATGGGTCCTGGAATCAAAGTTGAAAAAGCTTCTGTATAA
- the rplJ gene encoding 50S ribosomal protein L10, whose protein sequence is MTKQEKLNLVEELSQKLANTENFYIVDAGTMTVAEVNNFRQACFNKGIEYRVVKNTLIAKALEALNNDVDYADFNANVLKGFSGIMFSEAGNTPAKVLKEVHKGAAKDRQLPALKGASIDSTLFIGADQLETLSNIKSKNELIGDVIGLLQSPAKNVISALKSGQDTIAGVLKTLEERA, encoded by the coding sequence ATGACAAAACAAGAAAAATTAAACCTTGTTGAAGAATTAAGCCAGAAGCTTGCAAACACTGAAAACTTCTACATCGTAGACGCTGGAACGATGACAGTAGCGGAGGTGAACAACTTCAGACAGGCTTGTTTCAACAAAGGTATCGAATACAGAGTAGTTAAAAATACTCTTATTGCTAAAGCATTGGAAGCATTGAACAATGATGTAGATTATGCTGACTTCAACGCTAACGTGTTGAAAGGCTTCTCTGGTATCATGTTCTCTGAAGCAGGAAACACTCCTGCTAAGGTTTTGAAAGAAGTACACAAAGGTGCTGCTAAAGACCGTCAACTTCCTGCTTTGAAAGGTGCATCTATTGACTCAACACTATTCATTGGTGCTGATCAACTAGAAACACTAAGCAACATCAAATCGAAAAACGAGCTTATCGGCGACGTTATCGGTTTGCTTCAGTCTCCTGCGAAAAATGTTATCTCTGCGCTTAAGAGCGGTCAAGATACAATCGCTGGTGTACTTAAAACTTTGGAAGAAAGAGCTTAA
- a CDS encoding DUF3299 domain-containing protein — protein sequence MSLLSFGQKVEGWSILADVRFEDVYFEEVDQYFLKPIFGKKLLKASKTEVTITGFVMPFEVEGEDKMIILSQNPYSSCFFCGGAGPETVAEIHFKKKPKRFSPDEVIQVKGILHLNDSDVDHLNYMIKEATIIEIP from the coding sequence ATGTCATTGTTAAGTTTTGGACAAAAAGTAGAAGGTTGGTCTATTCTAGCCGATGTGAGATTTGAAGATGTTTATTTTGAAGAGGTGGATCAGTATTTTCTGAAGCCTATTTTCGGAAAGAAATTATTGAAAGCAAGCAAAACCGAAGTAACGATTACAGGTTTTGTAATGCCTTTTGAAGTGGAGGGGGAAGATAAAATGATTATCCTTTCTCAAAATCCATATTCGTCATGCTTTTTCTGTGGTGGTGCAGGGCCTGAAACCGTAGCAGAAATTCACTTTAAGAAGAAACCTAAAAGATTCTCGCCAGATGAGGTGATACAAGTCAAAGGAATTTTACATCTTAATGATTCGGATGTAGATCATTTGAACTATATGATCAAAGAAGCTACAATCATTGAAATACCTTAA